TGGTTTTAAGCAACGCCACCACCCGGCTAATCATTCACTGGCCTGGTGATCACTGATTAGCGCCCAGGCGCCCGGCGATCCAGTGCCGTGCCGTGCTCGGTAGCAGTAGGCAGTGGCGCTCGTCCGCTCcgcctctttctctctctttccctGCGCATGTGGCGTGGGGCCTCCCCTGCTCCCGGCCCCGGTGGTTGGTGGACGACGCCCTCGTGGAACGTGCGCGTACAGTTGTCGCCTGCGGGCTGCGGCGAATAGAATCTTCCGCCGCGTGCTGCGTCCACCACTCCAGCCCTGCACTGCACTGCCCGGAAAGCTTTCGACGTTCATGGGCGACGCGCCGGGGGCCGCCCTTCGAGCCCTGAGCGGAGCCGACGCCGCGCAGAAGCGTGGTGCCACGCTGTATAAGCTTTTTATTTGTGCAAATGTGACGACACGACCGCAGCGAGCTGTTCCTGGATGCCTGGATCCATACAGCAACAACATTTTCACAATTTTCAACATTGATTCCGATTTCCGAGTGACTTGGATGGtcctcgaaaaaaaaaaagggaagacGCGTATAAATGTATGATGGATGCTCAGAGAACTGGGCCCAATTACTACAAACCTCTGGGCTTCGGTCCACGAATCGACGACGGTGAGTACATGGGCTCAATAATTTTTACACGGCCCATAAATTTCTTCTAGCAATAAAGGTTGCTTGCTTCTACAGTACTTCTTGAGTGTTCAGCCTCTTAAAAAACTTCTTCACTGTTAATAAGAACCTGGTGGTGCTAGTTGATAAATGACAAACTACAAGTACATGGCCATAACCACACTGCTTCtttctgccaaaaaaaaaagaatacacTGCTTCGTCTAGGCCTGCAAACATGAGCTGCTAACATCATAATCATCGTGACTGGTTCCAAACTGCTGATCCCAACGTAATGACTGATTCCAAGCCAGTAAAACTGAGGTCCATTTTACTCCAACTGATTTGCATTGGCAACGATGATTTTAAACCTACACTGACAACACCCAGTGGAAAACAATAATCAGCGCATTTCATTACTACCATATCCATGCCTAATACCAGTTGCAAAGATTCGCAATGATTATGCAGTAACGGAGAGCACTTTGGGGCTTCACATCTTCATCTCAATGGATTAGTTTAACACTGAATTCCTGGTGAATTCGTTGTTATGAGTCGTCTCCAAGCCGTTGGGTTCTGGGATTTGTCCTTAGGATCCAAGAGTTTGGTGGATTGCATCGCACGAATGTTTCTTAAACCCTTCTCGTGCCATATCCGGTCCACCAGGTATCAAGTTATCCATATCTCTTCGCCAGAGGTAATCCAGCTCCAACCAGTAAAAAGAGAATTTCTTGACACATTCTCCGCCATCAATCAAACTGATGGACATTGTTATGACTCTCTCGGTATTGATCGCACCTCTGAATTCGACGACGGCGACTACAAAAATTCCTCTCCGATGACTACAAAATTGTTCTACAGCCGCAAATTTTTCCTCAAGACGCATTGCAAAATTCCTCTCCGATGACTACAAAATTGTTCCTACAGCCGCAAATTTTTCCTCAAGACGCATTGCAAGTCCTGCTTGCAAGCGGGCAAGACAGAGATTCCTAAGTCTCAATGCACCATCCTAGGCAAGCTCATCCGCATCCCGCGCAGCGACGCCGCGCGGATCGCGCCCTCGAAGCACGCCACGGCCGGGACCGGGGACGCCGCTGGCGCccgcgcggcggcctcctcgcccgccgccggcgcgggcggctgcTTGCTGGCTTCCTGCCCGGCCACCAACGGATGCGaccaccgccgctgctgctgcgccggcggcgccgcgccaccGTCGCGCTCGCCGTCAATGAGCTCCAGCACGAGGCGGCGGTCCTCGACCTTCCTGGCGCCGACGCGGTGCGCGGCCTCCTCCCGCGAGATCACGAGGCGGCCGTCCGCGGTGCGCTCCCGCGCCAGCGGCCGGAGCGACGGGAGCCggggcggcagccggcgcgggcggcgccgccacccgtACGACACCCagcacccctccccctccccctccccctccccctccttaCCCTCACAAccatccgccgcgccgccaccgccggcggcgaggcagcgCACCGCGCGGGGCGAGGCAGCGATCGTGCGGGTGGCCACGTTGCCGCCCACCGGGgagtaggaggcggcggcgatcagggTTTGGAGGCCGAGGgggcagcaggcggcggcgtcgcgggcctcggcggcggggaggaggagcatGGCAGATTCGCCGCGTACGGTGGCGTGGCGGATTGGGAGGTCTCTCTCCCGGCTATATCAAGGTCGCGGAACCCGACGCCCTCCGAGTTGGACTCGGCGCGGCGTCCTTGGGTAGGGTCATCCGTTTGGAGGATCTCTTCGGGGGACGAGGATGGCGTGCGTTTATACCCGGATGGCGTTGGCCAGGGTTTGGCTTGGACTTCGGATTGCGTACGGATCGGACGGCGATTAGGCTAATCGGACGGGTTTCGCTGAGATAAGGATCGTTTCTTGCCTTATCTATGCAGGTTTTGCGTTTTCACTAGTACACGACTTGTTGAAATCGAGTTCCTTTTTTTAGACTGGTTGAGATTTGAGATGTGGAAATGAAGCTCAACTCGGCTCGTTGATGGGTGGCTCTATCTGAACTGGGCAAACGGCAGACCAGGAAAGAGATTTTGAATATTCGAGACAATTTCTAAGAGCAATTCGCGAGATCTACCTTTCCAAAATTCGGAAACCTGGCAACAATCTCTGGTACTTCCTAACCATAAGAAAAACCTGTCAAGAGTTCCTAACACCATAGCTCAACAAAACTGCCAACACGTCCACTAATTGACAAGAATCCTACATGCTAGTTCGTGAACTTTCATTCCTGCTCTAAGTATGCATTGTGAGAAAAAAAACTTGGGAATGTTTTATTACTTCCACAATCAGTATGTCTGAAAGCTCGTATAAGTATATGATGTACGTGTTTCGAACTATGTCCAGATGTACATGCATGACACTACTCATCCTGGAGAAAGCGACTTCGGTACCAATTCCTAAccggtcaaataaccggtactaaaaaagaacatttagtaccgattgtttataccaaccggtactaaaggtcttttttttcttttctatttctcttctatttctttattctatattagtagtTTTCATGGTGAAAAAAATGTAATAGCTCTTTACGTGCCATCCTGTTATGCACCCAATAAGCACACGCAATTAGATCGATCATGCATTTCATACATATAGCTGTCCAATACTTAAAATTAGTAGCAACAGGACTCAAACTAGAATCAAGACTCAAACCGGTAGCACGACTCAAATTGGTAGCAGCAGGACTCAAACTAGAATCAAGACTCAAACCGGTAGCACGACTCAAACTGATAGCAGACCATCTAGATAACAAAATAGTAGGACTCAAACTAGTAGTCTTTCATGACAGTAGTTCatcaaaataaaagaacaaTAAGTAGTATAATTTCAGATACAGGAGCACTTCATCCATCCAGCAGACATGAGCACTCCATCCATCAGGCAGAGCAGCACCACCAAATGACAAGACCTGATCtggagaaaggagagagagaagtaaGAAACATACCTCAATTATGTTTAGAAAATAGGGTCAATGTCATGCACTCCAAAGCTTTGGATCTCTCTGCCTTTGCTTCTTCAGTAAGATCACTTGTGGAAGCACATAGTAAATCTCTATAATGGTCTAGCATTTTACTGCTAGTGTCGATTTTACATGCATCCCAAGAGTACAACACTGCAAGTCTACTTGAATGTTTCAGACATACTTCTACCATCAAACGATATAACAAGCAAGCCAAATAAATTAATGGCGTCCGGCCCCGCATCTCGCCAGCGGCGCCTGGCTGCCCCGCCAccgcgcctcgtcggcgtcggctgCCCCTTCCTCGCGACCCGCCAGCCACCCCTTcttcccggccggccgccgctcctaCTCGCCTGACCCTGACCGGCCGCCGCTCCTACTCACCAGACGACGTAGAGGTCGAGCGAGtaggagcggcggccggccgggaagAAGGGGTGGCTGGCGGGTCGCGGGGGAGGGGCGGCTGGGCGCAGCCGGCAGGATGCGGCCGGAAGAGCGGTAGGTCTGGCaagaggggagagagaaagggggagcGCACCAGATCttgtcgccgccaccgcccacagATCTCATCGTCGCCGCCACCCCCGGAtctcgtcgccaccgccgctccatCCGCGCTGCTACATCTTGTCGCGCCGAGCCCGCTAGCCACCACCGCTCCGTGCCCcgatggtcgccgccgccgttcctcgcctcaggcacgaggtgaggggcgagcggagggggcaGGAGAGGGGAGGTCGGGGAGTGAGGGAGGGAAGGGTCGGCAGCagcggagggagagaggaggccggtggagggggagggagtGGGTCCGCAGCGGAGGGAGTGAGGGGGCTAGCGggataaggagagagggaggagagaagtgGGACTAGGGGAGAGAAAGGAAGAagtggtggagggagagagagggagcacGGATATCAAGTGCGCTTAACTGGATTTGATAAAGATTTCGTGTCCGGTcagaccggtactaaaggtcacccattagtaccgggtgggggtcACGGGAGCTCCTGAAGAATTAGCTATTAtactcggtactaatgctcacattagtaccgggtcaaaaatcaaccggtactaagggttaGAACCAATACTCAGTTTTCCAATAGTGCCTACTAGTTAATCAATTTTTTAGTTAGAGTGAAGTACATGGCCAGTCCTCTAACTTGTCAACTGTGTCATTTAGGTCCCCACACTCTTAAATTGCAGAATCAGGTCACTAAACTCTGTTTTGGGTGCCATCACATGTCCAAACAAGCTTTGACCCGTTCTGCAAGCTGACGTGGCATTCCACTTGGGTCCAGCGTGGAGGGTTGCTGAGTAGGCCAGTAAATATGCAGAGGGCCCCCTTAATTCCCATCCCCCATTTCAGTTATATGGTAATGATTCTTTTGCAAATGACACCGGTGACGCATGATGTACCATTTTAAATGAATTCCAGATAGATGGAGGTATGAAATGTGCCCAGtttgataaaaagaaaaatcagaaaaatctGTCCAGACTGATAAATGCAATGAAGTTCAGATTGTATTTGATCTCAGAGACACAAGAATGAACAACACTTTTGCCTTGGATAAGTACTAACCAGGATAAATGAAGAGCATTAACCAGGATAAGCACTACCCAATTTAGCATCCAGATTGTTTGGTGCTCATAGCCGGTACATGCATTACATAACTTAACACCACAGATTGTCTGGTGCTGCTTAGCATCACTAACATGACCTTAAACAAGTGTATATATGACAAGACAGACTAAATTCCACCGTCTTGCAAAAAAGTAAACAGCTGTGTATCATGAACATCTATCTGTCATCAACAAAAGAAATGCATCAACTCTCAGTCTTGCATCAAGCACTCCCACTCCTAGCtgcagtcttcttcttcttgctagATGCAGCTCCAGTGTTCTTTGCTGCCTTCCACTTCTTTGTAGCAACAACTTTGCCTTTCTTGGTGCAAGTTGTAAGTGGAGCAGGTCTTGCAATGGGTCTGTTACTCATGATGAAATCAGGATTTGGCAATGGCCTTGTTGTTGAGAGAGCATGCTAGGCTGAGGTTCCTGCTGCATTGAAAACAAGTTGAGTAATAGAGATGCTATTAAGTTGTACTCTTACAATCATAGATATGGCAACTGAATTACCTCATGCATCATTTGGCTCAACTGAGTGCTACTAAGGTGTGGCAACAACTGAGAACCAGAAAGGTCTTGATCAATAACATCCTacacaatgagttgtattttTCAGAGTATTGCAGAATAAGTAGAATAAAGAAAAGAGTAAAGCTAACCAATTTGTTTAGTACCTGATTTATGGCATTGAGGTTCATCAGTCCTTTGGTTATCCAGTTGTGCTTTTTGTAAGTTGGCAACCATCCTTTTAGCATCCTCAGAGctgattgttggaggtatgccctagaggcaatcatagagatgatgatatctgattgtatccatgatttgtatattgtgttcattgaatatccattaaagtctacttgaattgatatgcaattatgtgaattgtatgtggaactctttacttgtaggttattctaaaagttgtccctagtcggagttcatgtatggacacacatgaatattagactagtacatgtattagttgatgactatgtttcacaagtcatggacatagagatgtcaaactaataatgtaggcacatgtggagacatgtgctaggactgacccaacacgagaagtagttctctttacacaacatgtacgctttgtccttagacctgagattgtcgcatgtattcaagatgtggatcgacttacttaggggctatcaaacgctacaccgtgacagggtagttaaaaaggtagttttcgggtttgtcaagaagcatgttgtgagacatggtcaatcaagatgggattttgcccctctctgattgagagtgatatctctgggccccttgagtgattggatccggaaatgcatggccatgctacatacggttaagagttaacctacaaagggattccgaatcacaggatcgagaaagagcggtcggcttggagctagaccaaatatcatgaggcaaagggaatagcatgtacgcgatgttgtgatggttcgtctgatatgatcttcgtgtgcgtatagaagttggcacgtcttgctagaggccgctaccgactattgggacgagtaggagtactcgggccatgtctatacttatccgaacccaaagggtcaaacacttaaggggctggaagcccaattcagatatgatccgagttggatcaggttttgAATTACTAATggacctcggacccagaggcccgttaggaacctctataaatagaggggtggggcgccctagggtttcatccctttgacCGAAACatatctgctgcgcctcccatgccctcgcctgttgcaactcgcggacctagcagtccggcttgcgacgcttcctccctgcacgtgtggataccttggaggtgttgcgcctgcagcacttggacgagccgccgacgagccacgacgagccgccgacgagccgcggcacgaggacgaccttgctgcacgtggacgagctgctgaggagttggTCGACGTcaatgtgatcgactacgtgttcgactacgctgatcgacttcgctgcccgacacgattctacatcttccgcatcagtgcgtcgagtggtaatctcgtgatccatatacgacagtttttctgatttacgtggtagaaaaattttgtttcgcgctagcgtagcctatctcgtatcccaacactgaTGTCATCCTTCTTGAACTTGACATCCATCTGAGTTGTGATTAGGTGCTCCACAAGGCTTACAGTGTATGATCGCTCCATGCTTTGACAACTTGGATCCACTTTTCCCTTGCACTTCATATGGCTGCTTTCTCCTTGACTTTGGTGGTCTGCCAACCTCTTCTCATATACTGGAGGTAGAACTTCAAGCCCATCCACCTTCTCCCATATGGTCTTGTCACTAGAGGGCCATATGTTGAAACCATACACTCTTTTGAATGCATCAGTTGAGTAGCAGTTTGGCAGAACAGTTTCAGGTGAGATTCTCTGATGCCTCAGACAAGATATTGCATGGTTACAAGAAATCCCCATCAGGTCCCACCTTCTACAATCATAGTGCTTATATATGATATCCACTGTATACTGGAACTCCTTTGATTGAACCTGGAAGATTTCTTGACCTACTGGTAAGGCATAGCATATGATCTGAGATGGCCATGCTCAACAAAGAAAACCCCATGATGAACCTCAATCGAGAACTCCTCATTACCAACACCTACAACACAGACATACAAACCCGATCAGCGATTCTCGATGGAGCAAAATCATGAACAGAACAATAAAGCCCTATCCTTTTCTACTAAAATCAAAACCTTGTGAAACCCTAGCCACGAAAAATCCATCCTTTTCTACATCAACCGTGATACAATAGTGCTCATTGCATGGATCTACAACACCTAAAATAATGAAATTTGGCTCGGATTGACTCACCATACACAAGTGTGGCGTCGCCTGGCCGCCGAAATCTCGCCCCCATCTTCCACTGCTGCGGCTGCCGCGTAGGCCAGATGGAGGCGCCCACACGGCCTCTCTACTCCTGGCTGACCCACGTCGCTTGGCTCATCGTCAATCGCTGCCGTCCTCCACCGTCCTCCGCACCACAAGAACGTCCGCCTCGTCTCCTCGCAACGAGGAAAACCAAGAGTCGTGGAGTTGGAATGAGGGGGGATGGGAATTAAGGGGGCGCATATTTACTTGGCCTACTCAGCTGCCCTCCCGCGCTGGACCCATGTGGCATGTCACGTCAAAGCCCATTTGGACCTATGATGGCACCCAAAACAAAGTTTAGTGACCTGATTCTGCAATTTAAGAGTGTGGACTTAACAAGTTAGAGGACCGGCCATGTACTTCACTCTTTTAGTTATGTTAAGGTCTtgagagcatctccaagagtgcCTAAAAATATAGTGCCAAAAATCTAGTTTTGGGGCTTTGCTAAAAAATATCTGGAGTAAAAAAAACCTCACGCACCAACCGTTCCCAAAAGATTGATTCCAAAAATTAAAATTGCTGACACATCATTCATAAAATGGGTCCATCCTCCACTGAGCTACACAACGACGGGTAAAACGAACGCTGTGCCCTCCGGCAGCAAAAGAAATATCGCCATAGCCTAGGTCTTCTGTGCAGCCTGGTGGCGGCCCTCCCAGTTTTCGGCATTCTGGCCAAGCGAACATGCAAGGCTTCATGCTGGTGATTTCTATTATTTCAAAGGAATAATAAGCAACAACCATGTTTGATGGGGAACAAAAACTATACTTTCTTGCATTACAATGCTGTTTGAGTAAAGGGTACAACCAGTTTCCGATACGAACACAAGAATTTCAATATCAAGTCTGAGTTCCATCCAAATCATGATGGCACAACGCTAATCAATTTAAAAAATTAGAGATTGCATCCTTCCCCACCAATCTTGATTCTTAATTTTACATCTCCGTGGTAATTTCTGGTAGAACCAACAAGAGCACTTGGCAAAATTGCAACTTTGGATACTGGAATTTCAACTCCAAGAGGAAGTGAATCCCCATCCCTTGTGACGGAGCAGAGGAGCAAGCAGGATCAGGTTGATAGATGAGACGGATAGAGTATGGGTACCGGAGATGAGCCAGATCGCCAGATGGCGAGGATGAAAATTGAAAAGGGAGGCACAGATGGACGTCATGAGGATCTGGCCTGCGATCGTTGCAGCGGCACGAAGCCCGGCAGCTCCAGAACAGCGGCACCTCGTCGCCCTTCGCGGAGAGCCGGCAGACCGCAGGGCACGCGCCGTCGCCGCTTGCGGTGGACGACAGATGGGGGCGGAGAGGAGCGCACGGCGTGTGTGATCGCTGCCTGCGGGAGGAAAATCGACGGGGCGGGGGGAGTGGGACTGTGGGAGGAGCCAGCAAAAATGGAGCGCACGGGACGAGGACAACGCGGGAGGAGCAGTACTTCGGCGGGAATCGGCGTTTGCTCGCCCAGTTTTGGTGATTGGGAGTGCGACGGGTCGGCGAAAATTTGGCCACGGACGCCGTCTGGATTGGGCACGCGAATAGTTTGGGAGTCGGTTTGGGCAACTGTTGGAGTAGCTTTTTTCTGTTCATTGCCAAAAACAGATTTTTGGGAGTTGATTTTGGGCACTCTTGGAGATGCTTTGAGAAACTAGGATTTTACCACTCATCATAAATATAAACAAAGGACCATCTTGTAGGTCCAAAGATGCCATTATCTCTCTCCTTTATTATTACCACATCCTTGATAAAAAAACGTTACTCCTTCCGTTaccgtttcaaaatgtagataattcattttgacttttctacatACATAGGAGATTTGAGCATTTTGTGGGCCTGGTCGGGCTCGGACCGGTTGAAAAAAATCCGGTTCATTTCGAACCGAAATTTCGTACCCACAACCATCCCATAGTCGTTGTCAGGCCAAGTTATCAGGTCGAGCTCGGGCCAACCATTCTTTTAGcagaaaataattaaaattaattGTTCAGGCGGGCTTGAACCAGCCCGAATTGTTTTCGAGTTTGGTTTTCATTGACACGCCCAGCCCGATAACGAGTGTGGGTGGGCTAAACCCCATCGTGCTTAGGCTAGGCCTGCGGACCGGGCTTAAAATGCTCATATCTAATACATAGATACTAGTATTATGTATGAATACATGagcctagaaaaattaaaatgatccacaaattaaaatttcgcATGTCCTACTCGTGGAAGCGATTAGCCCATCGCACTCGAGGGAGTTTTTACTGGCTGACCCACACATCGGTGAGACAATGCTCATTTGACGCAATGACTCCCCAAGCATAGAAAAAACGACCCGGTTCGCCGGTCGGACTGGAAAATCCGTGAACCGGCGAGTTTAGTGGTTCAGTTCACCTAAAAGATAGGCCAAGCATTTGAACCGGTGTGAACCGGTGGTTTTTGCATGAGTGAACCGGTCCTGGTTTTGTTGAACCGGCCACGTCCCAGAATAATACAAAGGGATGCCGTATATTGGGCTGAAAGTCGGCTCAGCCTGATCTATGGACTCGAAGCTACCTAGTGACCAACTCGACCAAGTTTTGCTTGTGAGTGAGGGAAGTGTATATATTATATAATTGAATATTGAACCACGGTTCGACAGTACCAGTAACCACTGAACTGATGGCCTCACCGGTTCGATGACCGGTCCCGTTTTTCGTTCTATGTCCCGAAGTCTCGAACCGTGCTGTGTGTTCTCTACTTCTCTCTGCTCTGCCTGTGTGGCAAGTGGCAACCATGCCGttgcgcgccggcgccggtgaggcTTACGGCCAGCCCCGGGGCCGCCGCCTTCACCACTAGACGCCGCGCCCTTcgcccaccggccaccggaCACCTTCTGCAGTTCTGCTTCTCCCCGCAACCGAGCCCGAGCCCTGCATTTCGCCAGCGTGGCCCATCGCAGTgggctcggcgtcggcggcaaCCTGTTCTCTGCGGCGTTGACACAATTGACCAGAATACAATTTCTCGAGAACATTTTCTGCGTGAGAAATTGGACAGATTAGAATAGCAAGAGCCAGGAGGACTTCTTCTGGAGACAGAGAGCTCATGTTGAATTACTTCAGTCGGGAGACAGGAatactgcttttttttttccatgccTTTGCAtcagaaaggaaaaagaaaaacactcaCAAGAGAAGATGGCGTGTGGATTGAGGGTGAAGAGCAGTTGAAATAACATGTGGCAAGTTACTTCTCTAATCTCTGCACATCTACAGCAGGGCCAAGTAGTGAAGAAGTATTGCAAGCAGTTAACCCAAAAGTCTTAGCGGATGAGAACCTCTGTGCGGTGCGGAGTACACAGAAGAGCGAGGAGGTGAAAGCAGCAAAGTTTAGCATTGGAGACCTTAAAGCACGGACCTGACGGAATGCCGGCAAGCTTTTATAAACGATTTACGCTATTTTAATAGAAGTATGCTTAGGGGCTATGAACAGTACCAAATCCTAACACAAATATACAGCAGCCTGCCAGCTTGAGAGGTGTCAAACACTGGAGAAGCGCTAAGTCTCAGGGCTGCTTGGTCTCCGGCCATGAGCTGCCACGTCAAGGTGCGGCGGCGCCACAACTTGTGGTGGAGAAAATCCGCGCCTCATAAATCTGCTACAAATGTAATTAAGGGAAACGGTGTGGCGGGGATATTTACTTATTTGCCACCGTTGCAAATGGCACTCCTTCATTTGCCACTTTTACGGGAGCTTCTACGGTTTTGCCATCGCGAACGAAACGAAGC
Above is a genomic segment from Setaria viridis chromosome 4, Setaria_viridis_v4.0, whole genome shotgun sequence containing:
- the LOC140222406 gene encoding uncharacterized protein: MLLLPAAEARDAAACCPLGLQTLIAAASYSPVGGNVATRTIAASPRAVRCLAAGGGGAADGCEGKEGEGEGEGEGCWVSYGWRRRPRRLPPRLPSLRPLARERTADGRLVISREEAAHRVGARKVEDRRLVLELIDGERDGGAAPPAQQQRRWSHPLVAGQEASKQPPAPAAGEEAAARAPAASPVPAVACFEGAIRAASLRGMRMSLPRMVH